tcacttcacctgcaaaatgaagAGGACCCTAACCCAGTCCAGCACACAGAGGAGTTGAACTGAGGGCCGAATAGGGTCAGGGCTGCAGATGCTAATGGCTGTGCATGCCAAGGTCGGGGTTTCAGAAGGTGTTTCAGCGCGGGGAGTTCTGGGAGGTTTTGACCGCTACAGTGTGCTAAACGGAGGGAGCGAGAGGGCTGTCCTTCAGACTCAGCCAAGCAAATTCAGGGGATTTACTCTGGGCTCCAGTCTAGTCTTCCAAGAAAAGagggttgctttttctttttttcttttctttccactgagtcttatatttctaaaatagtaAATGCCCAATTAGGTGGATTTTCGTCTTTCACGTGGAGCTGTTTCAGGCTTTTCAAGCATGAAACAATATTTTGGAGTCAGTCCACGCTCTCAGGTAGAGAAGGAGCAGGGTTTGCTTTGGCTGTATTTCTCGGTTGGGTTTTTCTCAAGAGCCCTCGGCTAAGTCAATATGCACGAAGGGAATTTTTAGCCACTCCAGTCTGTTAGTCCAAGGTGGATTCAAACGGATTTTTTTTAAACGTGGAAAAATCTGTTACAACACTATCTAtttgggtttgatttttttttaaaggtatatgGTGAAAGCCAGGGAAAGTATGTTCTTTGCACACTCCAACGTGTTCTTTCCAAAAGTCATGTGCAACCCCTTTATTAATTCTGCCAAATAATTTGGAActaatgttcttttcttctcaacTTCTCTGAGTCACTGTAAGTGATTTTTAACTCATAGTTTACCTTCTCTTAAGGGTTCCAGAAGCATACCTGGTTAGATagcttttatgtattttagaggagcaaaaaatatatatataaaaagtacatataatacgatataaatatatatttataaatataatatataataaataaatatataaaatatttatatacatacacacacagaaacacagaagaaatggTCCAAACATCCCCAGATGTTTTTGGAAGGGAAAAACTTTTAACATAAGAATATTCAAatagtcttctttgaatattgaTTAGGGTAAAACGATATGAGGCAGCACAACCCACCCCTACAGCATCATGTCTGAAACTTGACCCTGTCAGCAAGAAAAGCTATCCGTTTGTTGAGCGACTCTCGTTTACTTTTCACATCAACTGAAGGAAGCATCAGCCCCatgacaaaagaggaaactgagacacagaaaggtaaATGATTTGACCCCTGAGTGATCAAACATCCAACCGAAACCTTAATACTTAGGCTATTCTGCTTTTCATTAAGATGCTATTGATAGAAACTCAAGAGTCTTAACGATAATATCTTACACTTGATGCTTTTCTTTTACTGGGGGCCGCAGAGCATACTGGATTAAAACTCGGGCTTCCACCAGctgggtggccctgggcaagggaggtcctctcctgcctctgggcttcTCCTCTGTCCTTTGGGATTCCCGTGACCACCCACGCCCCTGGCTGCTGCAGAAATGAGATGACATGACAGGTATGTGCAAGATTACCCTCTAGGCCAACACTCCCTTTATTCAACTCTCTGCCCAACTGGGGTATCTGTGTTTTCCACTGGAACACAGAACGATTTGATGTTCAAAATACATGCCACTGTACTGGGCACCCGTGAGACGCTTAAGGAAAAGTCGATGCTACTAAATTTATTATCAAGAAGGCACATTCACCTGCCTTATCCTGTGGGTTCCTCCCAACTCTCCGGGGCAGAGCGGGAATCCACAGTGCCACCTCCTagtggaggaaatggagacttcACGAGGTTACAGTGGAGCCAGGTGCAGGCGGAACAGGATCAGAACTAGGATCCAGGAGTTCTGAGTCCTAGGCTAGGGTCACCCTGTCTCTGTAGGAAATATCCTGACACCAGAGCCCCCTCTCTAACAATTGTCCCAGTGTTAACCACAGTAGACCGAATCCACTCCAGGTCCCTTCAGCTCTCACCCATGTCACACCGGCTGCTGAGCGGCCAGGCCACACAGAACGGGCTCAGGGTGCTACCACCCTCCACCAGCGCAcggcccctccccccacccaggtGTCCCTGCTCCTGGTAATTCTCTGGGTCAGGCCCCAGGGAAAAAGCAACTTCAAAGTTTTATACAACCCGCAGGAATGAGAAAAGAATGCCACCACTCCAACACAGTCACTCCCACCCTTGCTCCTTGGGGAGATGCGGGATTATTAACGGAATCGCTTAACCTTAAAACCAGCCTTGTATTTCAAGTGTCTTTCCGTGAGCCTTCCAGAACTTTCGCACCTGCTGGTCCCCACGCAGTGCCTCCAGCAAGCAGCATGTCCTCTTACAACCCGTTGCCCGGGGACTCTTAACTGGGATACCCGGGCTCCAGGCACCGGCCCCACGGGCCTCGCAGGATACCGGGCTCTCCTACGTCTGACCTCGTGGAATCTTCCCAGCGCCCCGCACCCCGGGCATATCACCACCTGCACCTCGACTCTGGCCTGGGGAGGTGCAGGGCTTGCCGGAGCTCGCACCCTAGCCGGCGGCAGTGTGCTCCTGAAAACCTCACGGGGCTTCCCCCACGGGCTGCCTGCCAGGGCTTTTCACCCCATTCTCCCAAACCAGCTATTCAAATCCGACAGAAAGTACAAGGACAAGTGTTAAAGAGAAACCACTGGAGTATATTTTTTTGAAGCAAAGCTGCCCCTTTCTATCTGCCACCGCCTCGCTGTGAACCATGCGACCCCTGGAGGACCCCATGCCTCAGGGACCCGGGCCCTGGCTGAGCGGCAACGGTGGATCCCATGAAGGCAGACAGGAGACCAGGACACAGTGCGGGAAATGGGGGCCGGAGCCCCGAACCCCTAGAACGCCCAGTTCCCTCGCCTCTCCGAACCACGCAGAACAGACCTCTGGCTCATCTGTTAGTTTGTCCTTCTTGTGCAGGCAGGGTGAGGGTCCTTTGATTAGATACCAGTTCTATGCATCCCAAGGAAACCTTTGCTCCCTGCAGTCTGCCTTATGTCTAAAAGAATGCCCCAAGTCACTCAGGCATTGTCCTCTCAACGAATCCTTCCGTGGGTCCCCCAAGGCAGACGAGTCCCTGTCCTCTGTTCCAGCCCCCTCTCAGCGCACGCCTATTTCTGCTCTAATACAACGCACACTGCAGCATAACTTATGTCCCCATGTGCCTCTCCAGGCCACTGTGACCTCTGGGGGGGCACGGGACAAGGACCACATGTTCTTCCATCTCTGTATTTTCAGCACCTTGCATGGTGCATGAAATATAAGTTCCTAATAAATGTTGGTTCAACTGAAATCAACACAATCCAATGGGCGCAAAAcccaaagaaagaataaaccGGTTTTCCAGGATATGTTGGTTCCCAAGAAGGAACAGAGACAAGTGCATGGAAAAGAGTGTGGGTTTGCGGGAGGCGGAGCACAGAGGGCTAACCTATTAGGGCTTTAGGAGACCAGCCAGCAACTCTAGATCAGCTCTGTCACTCACGGTCCCCATGacttcctcctctgggcctcagtattTTTGCATTAAAACGAAAGAGCTGAACAAAATGATTTCCAAGAACATTTTCAGCCTTTAAGAGCAGGAGCAAAACAGATCCTGGGGAGGTCACCGTGGTTCCTATTTGCATTACGCACCATTTGGGAGTCaccacggatgtcagctcagctCTGTCAGGTTTCAGATCTCAGAGTCTGAAACGTCTGAGCCATCTCGCAATATCCAGCAGAACGCCTTGGCCAAGTCTGCGAGGCCCCTGCAGGCTCGGAGAGTGGGAAGGCGCTGCTGTTGGCAGGCGCGCTGGGGCTGTCTGGGAGGCCAGGAATGCCACTAGGGTTCTGAGGATGGTGCCGGAGGCAAAAGCAAATGAGGTGGGGGCCGTCTTTGCAAAGAAGGGCTTTAATGACCCCAAGAAGACGTCTACAGAACTCCAAGCCTCTCCTCTGCAGAGAGTGAAACTGAGACCTGGAGCCTGGAACAGTCTGGGTGCCAAGTTGCGAAACAATTAATGCAGCCCTGGCCCGGGGATAGGAGGCAGGATCCTGCCCAAGGGCCGGGCTCCTGGGGTCCTGgggccagaggagagaggaggaagccctCAGGTCCTCTGGGCTGCCAGAGGGGTGCTGAGGAATCCACAAGGGTTCCACAACTGAACAGTAAACCTTATTCTAGAATTCTTTGTGACCAAACCAGCTCTTCCACGGGCTTGTGCTGtgagagtgtatgtgtgtatgtgtgtgtgtgtgtgcacagagcactccctgggaagcagtgaagACCAGATGACcggtggattttatttttcactttctttggcgCTTTTTGCCATGCGGGAGGGCACCTCGGGAGAGGGTTATGGTTTAGATCTCATAAGGCAAAGCCTTGTCCAAATATAACTTCTTTGAGTCAGCAGTCTGATGCGCAGCCATGGGCTCAAGCAAGGTTAAGTGACCGGGGGACCAGAGGCCCCTTCCCGGGGGCTGCCCACAGCCTGCCTCCAGGCAACATCCTGCCCTGGAGGGCTGCCTGGCGGACACAGGAGACAGGGACCTCCTGGTACAAAGCCCCACATACCCCCGAGGCTCCAGGACCTCCCAGGACTCCTCGCGGCCAGGCCCACGGATACTCCACCCCACTGTACCTGCAGGATCAAAGGCTCCTGACAGCCAGTTCTGTGGAGGTCCCTGACTTCAGGAGGAGCCCAGCCGGGGGAGGGCCTCGCCCGTGCCGCCAAGTGGGCCCCCAGCCCTGAGGTCAGCAAGAAGGCTGCTTTGAGATCATTACCTTCCGCGTGCTGGCGCGGAGCTGTGAGGAGCAGAATGCACACCCCCTAAAGAAACCCTCGGCCATCACTTCTGGCAACACTTCATGCTGTTCTCTTAGCCCAGTGCTCTAGGGGGATGCTGTGGCCTGCCAGGGGAGTGAGAAGGGGGGAGACCCTGCTCCAGCACAGACCCTGGCATTGCCCCAGTGGCAAAATGGGCACAGCAAATGCGGGCCCAGCAAAATGCAGGCACAGCATATTTCCAGGGTCGTATGGTTGTTCCCAGGCTTGGAAGGGCCCTCCGCtcagtctttcattcatttattcagcaaaaacTGTACCATGGGATTCCTTTCCCCAGGCTTGAAGTCATAAGTGCATATATGACATGGCatatacatagacacatacatgtatagtgtgtgagtgtatgtatgtGCCCACATATATACGCACTCCCACAATATATGTAATATTGATTCTGTAGGGTAACATGGATATATCACATAgagaatatatattgaatatatactCTGTAGGTGAAATGTATTTGTAGGGTAGTAGTGAtgaccccattttatagatatggaACCTGAGGCCAACAGGTTGAGTCTCACgcctggaagagagagagagagagacagggacgATGGGAGACCAGAGGAGCCCTCCACACAGCACCCAGCTCTGGGCAGAGACAGAGAACATGGAATGGTGAACTAGGGTTGGCTTTTTCAGCCAACCACAGGATTTCAGAAAATGGCCAAGCCCTGTTGTTCGGGGGCAGACAGGGGAGGCGCTGTGAGCGAGACCCCAGACACCCCGAGGCCCAGGCCAGCGCCCCTTCCCCACCAGGGAGCCAAGCGGCAGTTTCCACGGCAGCCGGCAGGGGGCGGTGCACCTTGCCTTTTCCGAACCTCCAGGGCACTTTGCCGCAGACCCGGGGAAAGAAAACCTGGCGGCTCCGCCGGCAGCTTCTAGGAACAGCCCAGCTTTGAGCCCCgcacgtagtaggtgctcaaggcGCGTGGAGAAGCCAGAAGGGCTTGACTGGGTAGACGAATGTGAATACAATAGTAGAAACGGGGAGGGGAAGCAGGCAAGGGGGCGTCCCGGCCCCTGCCAGCGCCTTCCATCTTAGCGGCCTTTTCCAACAGCGttagtacctactatgtgccaggcgagGTGGCGACGACAGGACAACCTCGTCCCTCGCTTATCTTGTTTTCTCCGCTGGCGAGTACCCCTCCACACGCACACACTCAGCCGTAGAGCGGGGGTGGGCGCTCGCCGTCTCCCTGGGGAACCATCTCGGCAGAGATCCGCGGGGAGTGGAGAGCCGCGAGGGGAGTGGAGAGCCGCGAGGGGAGTGAGCCGCAAGAGGCGAGGATTCCCGGAGGTGGGCAAGCGAACGCGGGAAGGTCGCTGCCCTCAGGGTCAAGGCTGTCTCCCGCTGCGGGACACGCGGAGCCCGCGACACGCAGTGGCCCACCCAGCACCCATCCACTCGCGCACTTCTGGGCGCGCACGTGTCAGCTCGCCGCGCGGGAGGCGCAGGCTGGGACCCTCAGGTGGGAAGGAAAAGAGACTCAAGGCTCCAGGCAACGGACACAGCCCAGAGGATCCGGACACCCGTCCCCAGAGGCCGGGCTGCGGGGTAAGGCGAAGGCGCGCTCGGGCGTATCTGTGCCCAGCGTGGGCACAGCCTCAACACCCACCTCGAGTTCAGCCGTGCTTCCGCCCACAAGGTCACGCTCAAACACACTCACGCTTAGCAAAGAAGGACCTGAAAGTTGCGCCCCGTCCCGATCCCCAATCTAGCTGTACCCCAAACCGGGCTCTCCGCCCCAGAGTCATCGCTCCCCCCCTTACGCTCTCTGAAGGAGCTGCCCCTGGCCCGCCCGGGTCACCCACCCGAGGGACGCAGACAAGTTGCTAACTTTTGTCAGATTATTTCGCGGCATCTGAGGCGCCTAACGGGTTTGGGGCGGACTCAGAGTTTCGAGTTGCCACCAGTGCCACCCCGCCAAGCTCCCCTTCGCCTACCCGAGTCCCTCACTGCCCACCACGCCACGTCTAGCTGCCCCGTCGGGGGCGCCAACTTCTCCACCCCATCCGGAGCAACGCGGGCCGGCGGCGTCCCCGGGGGTGATGGCCACCTCCCGGATCCGCGCCTGCTCGCCCCGGATTTGGAGGCTCCCTCCGGATACTGTCCCGCGGCCGTTCCCCCAGATCACCGGCGGCCTCCGCGACCCCGAGCCCGCTCCAAAGCACCCAAGCGCCGCCGCCGCGTGGGGTCTCCTCCCACCAGCGGCCCCGACCTGGGAGACTCTAGCCCGGCGCCGGGTGCAATGTCACTGGGGCCACCCTGAGGACCGCTGCCCGGGAAAAGCGCAGGCTCCCCGCTGAGCTCCGGGCTGCTCTTCTAGTAACGGCCAGAGACCTCCCTGGAGCCCGAGCCTCCTCCCCgacctccttcctctcccaaagATCCCGGGGACGCCGTGGCTAGGGAAGAGGTCTCCCTACGTGTGTCTTCCTCCTGGCGCCTGGGGTCTTCGGTCCCACTTCCACTGTCACACCCTCCTAGACCCTTCCCCACCACTTCTGTTCCCGCAGCCGGGCAGTCACCCCTCCGCTCGGAGAACACGCACGAAACTGCCGAGCCCCAACTCCGGCGGACGCAGCCCCCGCGCGCCCCGGGCAGCGTCCGGCTCCGCGCGCTCACTCACCGCGGCCGGGGACACGCTGGAGTTTCCggggcttggggaggagggggtcagGAGGGGAATCCAAGGAGGGTATCCCGAACCCTCGCCTTCTTCCCAGCTCACATAACCTCTTCCTtcgctctctcctcctcctcttcctcctcgtcctcctcttcctcctccctctggtcTTTGTCTTTGCAAAGTGTCGAAACTGTCTGGCATAGTGGAGCTCCGCCGGCGGAGGCTGGAGCCGGGGAAGCGGGGAGGCGGGGTGAGGATGGGAGCGGCCTCGGGAACACCTTCCCCCGGGTGTAACGGGCGGGGGAGGTGGGCCGGCCGGGGAGGAGCCGCCTTCCCAGGCCGCCCGGGGCCGGCAGCCGGGGCGCGCCGGAGCGGGGCGGGCGCCTCCGCCGCGCAGGCCCTCCCCTTCctccgccccgcgcccgcccccgGCGCCGCGGCTCTCCGCCCCGCCGGCCCCCTCCCACCCGAGCGCCGCTCGGCTCTCGGCTCGCTCGGGGCTTCCTTCGGAGCCACGTGGACCGCAGCCGGCTCGGCGGAGGCCCAGCCGCGGAGACGCCGGGGGCAGCGCGGGGACCGGCCTGCCGCCCCGAGAGGCGCTCTGCGGGGACAGCTCTGTGACACATCGCGCCCAGGCCGCCGCCCACAAGCTGGCGAGGCTTAAGGAAGAGTGGCCTGGTGGCCCGGAGGCCCGTGGGGTCAGCCCCGGGAGGAGGCGACCGGCGCCCACCGAGAGGACGTGGCGGTGCCCAGAACAGCCCGAGTCGGGTGCACCGCAGCGAGAAGGGGCCGATCCCCCTGCTGGCGACTGGGCCGAGCCACCGACTTCCTCTAAGGGCGCGGGACCCGAGGTGGGattggggaggagaggggaggagcgCGGTGCGCTGGGGCGCTGCTGAGGCCCGAACCGGGCCCGGTTCCGAGGCGCAGAGCGGCCCCCGCGGTCcggcccccgcccgccgccgAGTGCCTCCCAGATGCGGAGGCTGCAGCGCGGTCCAGAGCAGGGCGAGCACTTAGCGCCGGTACCCAGGCAGGGGCCGCCCCCCAGGCGGCCTGAGACTGGGGCTTCGGACAGCGGGACCCCCTTTGGGGGCCAGGTTTGCGGCATTTTTGCCCTTCCTCCTTTATAAGAAAGTCAGGGCGGGGGAGACGTCTTGCTCAGTGGCAGAATGCCGGTCTTAGAGGCTAAATGCTGGACACAAGGCTTAAGAGGCATTAAAAACAATCTGGTTTTACAGCTCTTATCCCCTTATTGGGacttttttgcaacttttctgaggAATCCTAAAGGGAAGAGGCACAGCTTGGCCTAGGGGTCAGTTAATTCTTCCAGCTTGGAGAAGGCAGCCTTTTGCAATGCAAAGGGAGAAAGCTCTTTGGCCCGTCATTCACCAGAAGGATGATGCAGCCTATGCTTCAGGCCAGGGCCGCTGGACCAGacttcctggttcagatcctgcacTGCCACTCACTGGATGTGTGAGCTTAGGCTGGTTACTGAATCCCCAAGCTTCCTAGctcccggcctcagtttcctcacctgtgaaaatGGGTCTCATTACTGTCCCTTCCCCAAGGTTGTTATGATTAAGTGAATTCCTACATGTCCAACCCTTAAAACTGTACTTGGTAGATAGTAAGTGCCCCATAAAAGTGAGCTAGCTGTGTGGGTGGTGGACCTCTCCAGTGCCGGGACCCTGCCCACAGCACAGGGGAGGATGGGATGGAGGCACTGGGGAGGACTTCTGGGACTTGGGGGAGCAAAGGAGAAATATTCAGAGAAGTAGAAGGGGAGCTAAttaaaaaggagggggaggggaacgAATGGGAAAATTCGCTAAGAGAAGGGGACGGAAAATAGTAGAGAGATGCAAAGAGCAGGAGTCAGgggaaaaagccaaaacaaaacaataaaacaaagggCACGTGGATCTGCAAGAATTCTTCAAGGAGCCGTGCCCAGGACAGTGGGGGCCTGCCACCTGGCTAAGAGTCCTGCCCTCCTTGAGTTCGAAAGAAAAGTTTTGGGTGTTTCATGACCCCCCCTGAGACCTCTTGCCTGACCctattgggttttgttttggttctAGATGAGGGGTGAGCCCTTCGGCTGCCTGGAAGCATCTCTTGGGCTTTGCTCTGTGATGTGAGTCAGGATGCTCCCTGCACCTTGCAATCCCCAAAATTCTTtagcagtgggaggaggggagcagagaggttTCCTGGGAGCATCAAGTTCTCTCCTGCAACAGCATCTTCCAGCCAGGGGAACCTTCCTTCATGGACCCCTCAGACTCAGCCCCTGAAGGGGTCCCTTGGAGCATCATCTGTGCCCAAGTCCTTGTACTAAATACAAGAGAGGTCATCCTGCTGTCCTCATGGGGACAGCTGCCTGCAGCGTCCTGTTGATCTCCATGACTGTATAGCTGGTGGCTTTTGCCTTCTGGTTTGACAGCTTGCTGTGGACCGGGAATGCATTGCGTTTTGCTCCCTGCTGACTGCAGCGCTCATGTCTCGCCAGGTACAccatagatgctcaataaagagTTCCTGAGTGAATTAATAAAGAAGTGTTGTTTATTgcaagaatcaaataaaataatgtacaggaaagcactttggaaaatagaaaatgctgTCATAATTAAGACTATACTATGATGTCCTAGTGGAGTCTGGAGAGAGAATCCGATTGGGCAGGTAAAGTGGCCCCAGATCATCCAGCTGTTCTGCTTTGCAGCCAAGAACCGAAGTCAGCTCTCGGTTTCAGCCCTGGCTTCTTGGCAATTCCCCTACATGACTCCACAGTGAGATGGAAATTTCTTAGGAAGTGACTACAGTGAAACAAGCGTGAATCATCCCTTATCTGTATAAGAAGTTGTACATCGATGCATCATTTCCCAGTCTGATGGGTTAAGATGGCAAGGCCTTCTCCAGCCCCACTTCCTTTCTGTACAATGTATTTCTTACCAGGTAGCAGAGAgggcctctcccctctccctgtttTTCTGGAATTGGGGCATTCCATGAAAGCAGCACTTCAGACACCCCTGCACCTTTCCGGGAGCCCAGATCCCAGCTCTGTGTCAGGGGCGTGTGTGCGAGCATTCATCGTTGTCACCCTGAGTGTGCGTGCATGCTGGAGAACGACAGGGAATCATCATTACTGGGCGTGTCTGCACCCTCCACCCCCTAGCCCTGACATTGATTTAATGCTTAGCCCCTCCCTGCACGTTTTTCGGGCAGAGGCAAAGTTCTCAGTAATAAAGGTTAAGGAAATTGATTTcatcctttccccaccccctttcTTGGTACATCGAAGTGGAAAGATAATGGGTTCTGATGCCATCTGGGTGATTGTGCAAAAAAGAAAGGGGCTGCCTTGCTTGTCAAAGGTGAGTTCAGAGCTGCTGG
This genomic interval from Equus przewalskii isolate Varuska chromosome 8, EquPr2, whole genome shotgun sequence contains the following:
- the ST3GAL1 gene encoding CMP-N-acetylneuraminate-beta-galactosamide-alpha-2,3-sialyltransferase 1 isoform X2 gives rise to the protein MPQTWPPKGVPLSEAPVSGRLGGGPCLGTGAKCSPCSGPRCSLRIWEALGGGRGPDRGGRSAPRNRARFGPQQRPSAPRSSPLLPNPTSGPAPLEEVGGSAQSPAGGSAPSRCGAPDSGCSGHRHVLSVGAGRLLPGLTPRASGPPGHSSLSLASLWAAAWARCVTELSPQSASRGGRPVPALPPASPRLGLRRAGCGPRGSEGSPERAESRAALGWEGAGGAESRGAGGGRGAEEGEGLRGGGARPAPARPGCRPRAAWEGGSSPAGPPPPPVTPGGRCSRGRSHPHPASPLPRLQPPPAELHYARQFRHFAKTKTRGRRKRRTRRKRRRRERRKRLCELGRRRGFGIPSLDSPPDPLLPKPRKLQRVPGRDEDTEARRG
- the ST3GAL1 gene encoding CMP-N-acetylneuraminate-beta-galactosamide-alpha-2,3-sialyltransferase 1 isoform X1; this translates as MPQTWPPKGVPLSEAPVSGRLGGGPCLGTGAKCSPCSGPRCSLRIWEALGGGRGPDRGGRSAPRNRARFGPQQRPSAPRSSPLLPNPTSGPAPLEEVGGSAQSPAGGSAPSRCGAPDSGCSGHRHVLSVGAGRLLPGLTPRASGPPGHSSLSLASLWAAAWARCVTELSPQSASRGGRPVPALPPASPRLGLRRAGCGPRGSEGSPERAESRAALGWEGAGGAESRGAGGGRGAEEGEGLRGGGARPAPARPGCRPRAAWEGGSSPAGPPPPPVTPGGRCSRGRSHPHPASPLPRLQPPPAELHYARQFRHFAKTKTRGRRKRRTRRKRRRRERRKRLCELGRRRGFGIPSLDSPPDPLLPKPRKLQRVPGRDDRQPSVPSSSRLCNRHISGDSIGKTEF